A portion of the Lolium rigidum isolate FL_2022 chromosome 1, APGP_CSIRO_Lrig_0.1, whole genome shotgun sequence genome contains these proteins:
- the LOC124698505 gene encoding putative cysteine-rich receptor-like protein kinase 20, producing MATPLDTSSSTLWGTLSQASSVAQLIGVDALGLVSMVVQAALAARRHRDACVRLAQHVELVGGLLGELELAELMRREATRRPLEQLGAVLRRCYALVSACQDCGYLRRLLLGARMADELRAAQHEIDMFIRLIPLIALVDNSTDNRRAKADERVVSVVTHSSNRHVRFSTRALEFTEARVQRGTELCNVGDQPFAVISDLQEQKVFDIEELVELCTSIEEACVGFSKFSFFQIVDATDNFSEKAIIGCGGFGTVYKGQLPDGVMVAIKRLDEHATIFDFKSELQLAKLQHTNLVRLLGWSIHGKERILVYTLIQNGSLDRYISDITKRPLLDWSKRLKIITGLAEGLVYLHKGSMFWIVHRDLKPHNILLDRNMNPKITDFGSATALSSYAAEEHTSRVVGTCGYKAPEYASRGVYSMKTDVFSFGVLVLVIISGRKNTILDKRGDTVGDLVRDAWHMWNEQRLHELVDRTLGNRYDMAEITRCGQVALLCTHEDPSDRPTMTDVAAMLNSESMSLPMEPKMPTALSKGSPGEDAVSTYMGQTSRTIDITITSSAPMSTRVQIILDPEV from the exons ATGGCGACCCCATTGGACACCTCCTCGAGCACCCTTTGGGGCACTCTGAGCCAGGCCTCCAGCGTGGCGCAGCTGATCGGCGTGGACGCGCTCGGGCTGGTCTCCATGGTTGTGCAGGCAGCCCTGGCGGCGCGGCGCCACCGGGACGCCTGCGTGCGGCTGGCGCAGCACGTGGAGCTCGTCGGCGGCCTTCTCGGTGAGCTGGAGCTCGCAGAGCTGATGCGGCGGGAGGCCACCAGGCGGCCGCTCGAGCAGCTCGGCGCCGTGCTGCGGCGGTGCTATGCGCTCGTCAGCGCGTGCCAGGACTGCGGCTACCTCCGCCGCCTGCTCCTGGGCGCGCGGATGGCCGACGAGCTCCGCGCTGCGCAGCACGAGATCGACATGTTCATCCGCCTCATCCCGCTCATCGCCCTTGTGGACAATTCTACAGATAATCGCCGTGCCAAG GCTGATGAAAGGGTGGTCAGTGTAGTCACACATAGTTCAAATCGTCACGTCAG GTTTTCAACAAGAGCTTTGGAGTTCACTGAAGCACGCGTGCAGCGAGGTACTGAACTTTGCAATGTTGGAGATCAACCATTTGCAG TAATATCGGACCTTCAAGAACAGAAAGTCTTTGACATTGAAGAACTTGTGGAGCTTTGCACTAGTATAGAAGAGGCTTGCGTGGGATTCTCAAAGTTCAGTTTCTTTCAGATCGTGGATGCTACAGATAATTTCTCAGAGAAGGCAATAAttgggtgtggtggatttggtacaGTTTACAAG GGTCAGTTACCTGATGGAGTTATGGTTGCAATTAAACGGCTTGATGAGCATGCAACAATATTTGATTTCAAAAGTGAATTGCAGCTTGCAAAGCTTCAGCATACCAATCTGGTTAGGTTATTAGGGTGGTCCATTCATGGGAAAGAAAGGATTTTAGTCTATACGCTCATCCAAAATGGTTCCTTGGACCGTTACATATCTG ATATAACAAAAAGGCCATTGCTAGACTGGTCTAAGCGACTCAAGATAATTACAGGGTTAGCAGAGGGCCTTGTTTACCTGCACAAAGGCTCCATGTTCTGGATCGTTCATAGAGACTTGAAACCACATAATATCCTCTTGGATCGCAACATGAACCCAAAAATTACTGATTTTGGATCAGCTACAGCACTGAGTTCATACGCAGCAGAAGAGCATACAAGCAGGGTCGTGGGCACTTG TGGTTACAAAGCTCCAGAGTATGCATCTAGAGGAGTTTACTCAATGAAGACAGATGTGTTCAGCTTCGGCGTCTTGGTTCTGGTGATCATTAGCGGGCGTAAGAATACCATACTCGACAAGCGAGGGGATACTGTTGGTGATCTTGTACGAGAT GCATGGCATATGTGGAACGAACAAAGGTTGCATGAGCTTGTGGACCGGACGTTAGGGAACAGATATGACATGGCTGAGATAACGCGATGCGGTCAGGTGGCACTGCTTTGTACTCACGAAGATCCATCAGATCGGCCCACCATGACAGATGTTGCTGCAATGCTAAACTCTGAAAGCATGAGCTTGCCAATGGAGCCTAAGATGCCTACCGCACTGAGTAAAGGTAGTCCTGGTGAAGACGCGGTATCAACATATATGGGCCAAACAAGCAGAACAATAGATATAACCATAACGAGTTCGGCTCCCATGTCGACTAGAGTTCAAATCATTCTAGACCCGGAGGTTtga